The segment GTTGttctttttccttgtttaacattttattattacatttttagTTTAGTCTGTTTTTGGATTTACCATTAATTTCCCTTCACTAATAACCCTATGGCTGCATTAGTTACATGGAAGAAAACTGGATGGGATAAAGTTTGTAATAATGAGGATGAGGAGGACATTCATGTGTTTTGTACAGACTATAGATGAAAGAGACCAAGAGGGAATCCTTGTTCCACCTTTTTGAGTGGGACAAAGAATTTCAATTTTGTGTTGCTGACATGAATGCAATGTTCTGTTTCTGTCCTACTCCTTCCTTGTTAAGAAATATGGTTTATTTATGGAATATATCTTTTGCTACCATTTTTTAGGTTAACAGGGATTCTTTATGCTCATATTTATTAATATTACGTCACATTGTTGCAGGTGATGGTGATGGGGCAGTCTCTTCTAGTCAAACCGTGCCTAagaagaataaaaataaatactCTATCCGCTCTATTAGCTGTTATGGTGTAGACCTTACACCGGATAATTGTGCAGTTGCTATGGTATATTTTGTCCAAGGAGTCTTGGGGCTTTCTAGACTCGCTGTCAGCTTTTATTTAAAGGATGATTTACATCTAGACCCTGCGGAGGTACATCAATATTAGTATATTTACCTATTTATTTGCAATTAATAGAATACAAGTGAAAATGTGTACAAAATCTACCTTTCTGTCCCTTTTGTACAAAACCAAGGAGACTTTATGCACCTGTGTCACTCTTTCATTCTTTGTTTTGCCACACATCTTTAGAGGTTATTTTTGTCTCTGCACATAAATTCTTTTAGGTTCACGGAATTTCATTCCAGCCTGGTGTTTAGTTGTTAATGAATATGAAATTCAATTCCGTTTGGATTCACAACATCCTTTGACCGATGGATTTCTAAATTCCGTCCTAAAACCTGTGGAGTTCAATCCCAAGCATCTCCTTCTTGTTAATAATATAGGTTCTCAAATACCCTTCTATTTTCTAAAAGGGCAActttaaatatttataatttagCTTTTATctgaaaacaaatatatatatatatatatatatatatatatatatatatatatatatatatatatatactgtatGTTTAAGTTGAATGTTACTGTCAAATGAAGTTTCACCCAAGTCCGAAGGTTGGCCTTTACAAAAGGAATAGAGAAGAAGATTACTGTTTTATTGTTAATATGTCTATGGATTAGCTCATAATCTAGTTTGtagttattaatatttatttagcTAATACTAACCAGCCATACGTTATTACATGGTTGACTAGACAGCTGTGATAACCGGTTTTTCAGCGTTGCCTTGGCTTATTAAGCCAGTGTATGGTTTTATCAGGTGGGTGCATATTTTTACTACAAAACCTGTAGGCTGCTTTTGTTACACTGAACTGGACTGGACAGAACAGGACAAACTTTGAATGATGAGGTTGAGGACATTCACATTCACATTCACCCTCACGCAACCaacgcatgagagagagagagagagatgaagagGGGAGTGGGTGTGGGTCCCATTGACATCATAGTTGTGCATAACAATTAAcaattaacaatttttttttctttttgtagtGACTCGGTCCCACTTTTTGGGTATCGAAGAAGGTCGTATCTAGTTTTATCCGGACTCCTTGGAGCTCTTTCATGGAGTTTAATGGCCGGTTTTGTTGATGGCAAGTATGGTGCTGCTTTATGCATACTTCTTGGCTCTCTTTCTGTTGCTTTTTCAGATGTTGTAAGTACCACTACTACTTGTATTGTATTCTTATTTACGTAGGCTGTGCAGACATATAAAAATCCTAGGATTCAGGACCCGAAACCAATCTCACTGCTTCAAAAAATTTCTTCTCTATTTTAGGACTCAAAACCCCCGTTAATTATGGGTTGTTGGTTAGTCTAATAATGTGTTGCACCCTGTGTATATCTAATCTTATTTGAGTTGAGGATATAAAAAGTTGTAAACTTGCAGTAGTTGTAATCGCTGGTCTAAATAGATGCAGTACTTTCAATATAATTTTTAATTGTGTGACGAGGACCTATAAAACCAAGCTTtaagaaaaaattaaataaaaaatagaaaggTATTTCTCCCAAGTCCCACCTAATAAAAATCACCAGCATATTGTTTAATTTTGGAAACCACACTTTGTAGGTTTTAGCGATTATTTATGTGGTAAAAATTAATTGATTTGTTGTTTGCTATTAATCTATAACTACAGCCTAGCCTACTACTGTACAACAACTAATGAAACATATGATTCGGGGATTTtagaaaaataattgaaaatgtGGATTTCTACCAAATCATAGCCACATCATGTAATCTAATCCAAACCAAAGTAGATGAATTAAAACATGAATCACACATAGCACTTAAGCCTATCATCATCGCACCTAATCTAGGGTGTTATTGGCATGGTGGCTCATGCCCGTTGCCTAGCTATTGAGTAAAGCACAACTTAAATCATTAAGAGAAAAGTTATAATGGTTGTTAACAGAATCACAATAGAAATATGGAAATTACATTGATTTGGAAGGAAATTACCTTAAGGAGGTGATGTGAGAACTGTAGCCCTCCACATAGCTAATTCTTCACATGTATCCAATAAATGATCCTTGAATGGTTGAGAGTTGATTAGTTTAGCACTTGATTCTCTAAAATGTAGAGAATTAGGCTCCATTGGACTAGGAAGGAATCTTTTGTCTTGTCCTATCTAGAAAGGTTTTTATTATACGGTACCCACACCTGACACCTCCTTTCGTTCCTTTGTCATTAAGGTTAATTCTACTTTTCTACTTCAGAAAGTCAGTGTCTTTTACAATTTCAAAAACCCCACCCTCCATCCAGACCAAAGCAAATAAGCAATGAGCCAGAGCAACAACTAAAGTCAAGAGAATGCTGGTGGTCTGTTTGTTTGCAAATTTTAATTCCATGGTTTAAACTGTTACATGTTGTTGTTGTAGGTCGTAGATTCCATGGTTGTAGAGAGAGCACGTGGTGAGACACAAAGTGTATCAGGATCTCTTCAATCACTATGTTGGGGATCCTCGGCCTTTGGAGGAATCGTAAGCTCCTACTTTAGTGGCTCCCTGGTGCATGCTTATGGTGTAAGGTatgctcaaaaaaaaaaaaaaaaaaatcccaacCAACTGATGTGGTGTGTAAATGAAGAATTATTGTGCTAATTTTCACAGGTTTGTTTTTGGTCTTACGGCGTTGCTTCCTTTGTTGACATCTGCGGTTGCTGTGTTAGTCAAAGAGCAACGTATGGGGCGTggttcatcaaaagatactactACTACTAGTACTAGTATTCTTCAGCTGTGGCAAGCAGTCAGACAACCCAATGTCTTCCTTCCCACTTTATTTATATTTCTCTGGCAGGCAACTCCTCACTCCGAATCCGCCATGTTTTACTTCACGTACGCACATCATcatattttatattatatatttacctTTTGTTGTGCAGTACAAGTTGTATTGCGTTTttcatgaattaattaattaaaaaaaaaggcTAGACACTCTACTCTACATCTCTCGTTTGTGCACAAGATGTATATGGTATTTAAACTAGCCTTAGACAAGGGCTATTTTCAATGATGAGAAGGGAGGGCATTTTTGCACAGACCTCCTTTTCAGGAGGGAATAATAGATTCCAATTTTGTCTCATTATGTGTAACAAAACAAACAGGGCCATTTTTTTGACGCAAGACATGTATGTTCTCTGTTGTGCATACAGAACAAATAAGCTGGGTTTTACACCAGAGTTCCTGGGGCGTGTTAAGCTTGTGACATCAATTGCTTCGCTTCTTGGTGTTGGACTTTATAATGGATATCTGAAAAATGTTCCTTTGCGCAAAATTTTTCTTGCTACTACTCTTACTGGTACTGCCCTTGGCCTCACTCAGGTTTGTATTCAATTTCTTTTTTTTCCCCCCAAAATCCACAACCTACTTTCGTCTGTTACTTTTCCTAACACTATTACCAGTTTATTCAAATTAAATCAATATACCTTTTTTATTCATGGACTGATGAAAGTAGGTTTTGCTTTATGGATTTTGCACTAATCTATTCTACGGATTTTATTATTTGTAGCTTATCCTTGTGACCGGGCTAAATAGGCAGTTTGGTATAAGTGATGAGTGGTTTGCAATTGGGGATTCTTTAATCATAACAGTTCTTGGTCAGGTATGTAATAATTCATGCTACTCCTACAATTACGTTTTGCTTTCTTTGCTAAGAGGCCAATTCAATAACAATTTTTCAAACCCAACTAACCACACTGTAACTCATGCCAACATTACAAACACTGTATCCGCTAATTGTATAAAATCCACTATGTTTTCGGCAGTCTTTTAGATTAACCATATTTCTTATATTTATAATATCACTCCAACCATACAAGTTTGAGACATCTATTTAATATAacaatttttacttttttttttcttcttttgccTTATATGGCGTATTTATAGAAGAAAAAAGAAAAGTATATGTGCTTGTCCgttcttttaatattataataataataataataataataataataataatagttatgcCACATCATATgccaaattttcaaaaatagccaaaaacCTCTTTAACCTGATATCACAGGTCATTATGGCCAATATAAAAGAAAAACGTCTCAAACTTGTATGGTTGGTTTAATTGGAAAAACTAAAAATCGGTGGTGAAAACTTTGCTCGCTCGCGCTACAAATATGGGCAATGCttgctacttttttttttttttttcaaatgtacTATATTTGTTAAACATTGCTAAGTTGCTATTGCCAATAAAGGAATGCAAGTATGCTGCCATTTATATTTTAGTGTTAGGAAATGTAACCACATACATTGCCATTTATGCGTAAAGCAAGTATGCTGGTAAATAGGGAAGTATATTGCCAACTTTGGTAAAAAGAGTGAAGTATTTTGCTATTTATTTCCCGCAATTTGCCAAAAAAAGATGTATAATACCTATTAACTTAGGAGAGAATTCAGAAAACTCTCGTTGTTTTAAAGCTATAATATAAACCGAACCAAACCAAACCTATATGGATTaacatctattgtgcggacgtaTGGACAAtgctattctgtgagaatgacaaagaaaatatgctgtttgataatgtgaatacattcaatcttacataactattgtcattatcacacaTTCTCACTAGTTAAaccgtctataaggttattatagatttttttattattattctcattctgtcagaatgttcaaaatgtttattgagtcgtattctgtaagaataaaaatgagtgaaaaatgatgcatgagaacaaaaatgaataagaattattGTGAATGCATTAAAATGACAATAGTTGTGTGAAGTTGAACGCATTTACATTACTAAACAACCTAttttcttagtaattctcatagaatagcactatctacacgtccacacaatagttgtccatccatattatatatatatatatatatatatatatatatatatatatatatatatatatatatatatatatatatattgtcattttagtttcggttgccaaaaaaaaaaaaacttgaaaaaaggATCTGGTTAAACCAAACCTCTTGGAAACTTAAACGAAGCAAAAAGATGGGTTTCAGTTTTTATTAGGGTTGAGTCATCTGATATTGGATGAGTGGATAAGTGTAGTGATGATGATATCTGATATACTTGAGTGGAGCATAAACGAAAAGTTGGTGACATCCCATATACTGTGTTGGTGtaataaagaaaaatataaataaaaaatgattttatttttgatttttgattttttttttttttttttttgcaggcgTCTTTCATGCCGGTTCTTGTTCTAGCAGCAAGGCTGTGTCCTGAGGGGATGGAAGCAACGCTGTTTGCAACCCTGATGTCTGTATCGAATGGTGGTAGTGTCCTTGGGGGTCTTTTTGGTGCGGGTTTAACCCAGGTTTTGGGTATCACCAAGGATCGCTTTGACAGCTTGGCCCTTCTTATAATCATCTGCAACTTCAGCTCCTTGCTACCATTGCCACTCCTACACCTTCTTCCCAATCATAATCCCCTTCCCAATCCCAAACCAAAGGAAGATGTCCCTGTTCAGTTCAAGTCTAGTTGATACTACTCATACTCATCATCACATCACCCTTCTAACACTACTTATATATAAACAGATCATCATAACAATACTGTAAATATTCTAAGATTCATCAAAATCTTTAATCAACTTTTTTTAGACTACTTATTGTAGCCAACCCAAATTCTAGGTTCGGAACAACATATTATTAACCTAAACTCGATAAATGGGTAAAATtttgctattattattatattcagaAAAGATGATGAAAACTATAAGAATCGTTATTtgcaaaaatataaataagtCGATACCAACAAATCCTTTGAACAAGGATAAAGGGATAATAAAGACATTAATCTAGATAAATGGGTAATTTTTGCTAAAAGCGGTTTAGTGGTTTTGGATAACGCTAAAAGAACTGTATCCAAGACAAACTTTGATTGGTTTATAGTAGGGATAATGATTGAAAATGGTAAATATACTTTTTGATTTCTATATTACATCTATCAGGTTATAACCTGTAAAATCCATAGTACCTGTAAAATCCATGGTTGGTATGTGTAAAATTATTATATAGACACAAAAGAATATTAAATGTCAACAAAAGGATATACTAAGTTTTTATATATCTTCTTGATTCAAAATCTTAGATATACATGTTTTGATTTCATTAGCTTCTAATGATATGTAGGTCTAAGATGAAATTTATTGGAAAAAAAGTGTTTTTggattataaaaataatatgtcAAAgtctaatgaacatataatttaataataatgatattttacaatttttcatataaataaattaatgtttttatatagttttttGTACCATGTAATCTTATTGAAGACTCCCAAGCTTGCTacttgtttgtttttgtttagtTCA is part of the Lactuca sativa cultivar Salinas chromosome 7, Lsat_Salinas_v11, whole genome shotgun sequence genome and harbors:
- the LOC111897064 gene encoding folate-biopterin transporter 1, chloroplastic isoform X1, which produces MIFTTSPISVVTSPNSSILPYVSLSASLSQIPGRPSTFVPASVKRVPVKGSRTHSTSTPPPQSDMSVTVPMPAEDEPFISSRNRDGDGAVSSSQTVPKKNKNKYSIRSISCYGVDLTPDNCAVAMVYFVQGVLGLSRLAVSFYLKDDLHLDPAETAVITGFSALPWLIKPVYGFISDSVPLFGYRRRSYLVLSGLLGALSWSLMAGFVDGKYGAALCILLGSLSVAFSDVVVDSMVVERARGETQSVSGSLQSLCWGSSAFGGIVSSYFSGSLVHAYGVRFVFGLTALLPLLTSAVAVLVKEQRMGRGSSKDTTTTSTSILQLWQAVRQPNVFLPTLFIFLWQATPHSESAMFYFTTNKLGFTPEFLGRVKLVTSIASLLGVGLYNGYLKNVPLRKIFLATTLTGTALGLTQLILVTGLNRQFGISDEWFAIGDSLIITVLGQASFMPVLVLAARLCPEGMEATLFATLMSVSNGGSVLGGLFGAGLTQVLGITKDRFDSLALLIIICNFSSLLPLPLLHLLPNHNPLPNPKPKEDVPVQFKSS
- the LOC111897064 gene encoding folate-biopterin transporter 1, chloroplastic isoform X2, producing MVYFVQGVLGLSRLAVSFYLKDDLHLDPAETAVITGFSALPWLIKPVYGFISDSVPLFGYRRRSYLVLSGLLGALSWSLMAGFVDGKYGAALCILLGSLSVAFSDVVVDSMVVERARGETQSVSGSLQSLCWGSSAFGGIVSSYFSGSLVHAYGVRFVFGLTALLPLLTSAVAVLVKEQRMGRGSSKDTTTTSTSILQLWQAVRQPNVFLPTLFIFLWQATPHSESAMFYFTTNKLGFTPEFLGRVKLVTSIASLLGVGLYNGYLKNVPLRKIFLATTLTGTALGLTQLILVTGLNRQFGISDEWFAIGDSLIITVLGQASFMPVLVLAARLCPEGMEATLFATLMSVSNGGSVLGGLFGAGLTQVLGITKDRFDSLALLIIICNFSSLLPLPLLHLLPNHNPLPNPKPKEDVPVQFKSS